From the Manis pentadactyla isolate mManPen7 chromosome 7, mManPen7.hap1, whole genome shotgun sequence genome, one window contains:
- the LOC118932633 gene encoding olfactory receptor 6B1, producing the protein MEAENQTQVTKFILVGFPGNWGMRVAMFLMFLGAYILTVAENVVIILLVQQNRALHKPMYFFLANLSFLETWYISVTVPKLLFSFWSASNSIPFTHCMIQLYFFIALMCTECVLLAAMAYDRYVAICRPLHYPTVMSHRLCFCLALGCWATGFGISLAKIYFISHLGFCGPNVINHFFCDISPVLNLSCTDMSKAELVDFVLALLIFLFPLSITVLSYGCILATVLRMPTGKQKAFSTCASHLVVVTIFYSATIFMYARPRAIHAFNMNKVISIFYAIVTPALNPFIYCLRNREVKEALKKLAYCQAI; encoded by the coding sequence ATGGAAGCAGAGAACCAGACACAAGTCACCAAATTCATTTTGGTGGGGTTTCCCGGGAACTGGGGCATGCGTGTAGCCATGTTCCTGATGTTCCTTGGTGCCTATATTCTGACAGTGGCTGAAAATGTTGTCATCATCCTGTTGGTGCAGCAGAACCGGGCACTGCACaagcccatgtacttcttcctggccAACCTGTCCTTCTTGGAGACCTGGTACATCTCCGTGACTGTACCCAAGTTGCTGTTTAGCTTTTGGTCTGCGAGCAACAGCATTCCCTTTACTCACTGTATGATACAGCTTTACTTCTTCATCGCGCTCATGTGCACAGAATGTGTGCTGCTCGCTGCCATGGCCTATGACcggtatgtggccatctgccgtcCGCTCCACTACCCAACTGTTATGAGCCACCGGCTCTGCTTCTGTCTGGCTCTTGGTTGCTGGGCCACTGGCTTTGGGATCTCCTTGGCTAAGATCTACTTCATCTCTCACCTTGGCTTCTGTGGCCCCAATGTCATCAACCACTTCTTTTGTGACATCTCTCCGGTCCTCAATCTCTCCTGTACAGACATGTCCAAGGCTGAGTTGGTGGACTTTGTCCTGGCACTGCTCATCTTCCTCTTCCCCCTCTCCATCACTGTGCTGTCTTACGGATGCATTCTGGCCACTGTTCTACGCATGCCCACAGGAAAGCAGAAAGCATTCTCTACTTGCGCCTCCCACCTCGTGGTGGTCACCATCTTCTATTCAGCCACTATTTTCATGTATGCCCGGCCCCGAGCCATCCATGCCTTCAACATGAACAAAGTTATTTCCATCTTCTATGCCATTGTCACCCCTGCTCTCAACCCTTTCATTTATTGCCTACGGAACCGAGAGGTCAAAGAAGCTCTGAAGAAACTGGCCTATTGCCAGGCCATCTGA